aaaaatttctggtatgtccaaaatttaaatgataagattaaagattaaatgtaacatgattttctatGAATAGATACATTagatcatttttttaaaaaaacacacgtaaatcaaagttgtgacttctgttttaatatataagataatttagataataatttaaaatttatactttaGTTGAAACTTATAAGAGATAGCTAATACATTGACCTTCCATCGGATGTAATCTAGTTCACGTCAACCAAATGGTTATTGGTTAAAATGCAAAAGTAGCTTATTTAGATAATTTCACTATTAGTTAACAGTTTAGTCATCAATGTAGTACTGtgtgtttttttaatctaaCCGTTTGATTGACTTGTTACAAGATTACAATTGAAACCTGATTCATTTGGATTTTTCTTCTCAATATTAAAGACCTAATAAAACCGTATGAAAAATGTCAACTGGATTGGTTTTTGATATCAATTAGAGATACAATAATGGTTTTGTTAGTGAAACAAAGTTGATCGGTTGCatattgaacaaaaaaagaagtttttttttttgtttttggcatcacaaaaaaaacagaagttaAAGGATTACAAAATAGATCAAATCAAGTTAGGAACATTTATTTCTTACCATATTAACATTTACCATATTTAATccataaaatatagattttctgtatttatttaaattaaatggaTTTTCCGTAAAAACCCACctctatatttaaatataaaaattagtatcttaaaaggaaaatatatacatattaaaattggAGAATTTCTGCTATGTTTTTCTTAGAGTATCagatatagattttttaaatgGATTTAGCAGCATAGTGactattattttgtaaactgtcttttaaaactttcatataaaatatttatcttttttttttgtcaacatataaaatatttatctaacAGTCAAATATTCTAGGGCTCTACTATTCAAATAGATATCATGTGATCATATCATTTgatgaaaatttgtttttccagaaatttgataatttaatttACATTCTCCCGTACTAGAATTTGGCATATTTTGTGCATATTACCATTCAGTGAAttactaaatataatttaaaaactgGCGATCATTTTCTGCAAATGGTATTCTTAATAAAATTAAGGATCTTCCGCTGAGGAGTCTTGGACCGGGAAAACGGCCAATTCCTACATCAACACTGTCTCGCGGTCCCGATAAGTAGATACATTCATCACCTGTACAAAAACATATGTCTTGGACCATGGAGATGTCGTGACATTTAGATTCAAACACAATACTCCTTTGTTTGTAGTGCACTAGTGCTTAGATATTGTAAGAACATATCCATTTCAAACTCTAATTTATATCTTATATGTAAGCACCTATACTAATTTCCTCtagttattaaaacaaatatattccaTATTACCATGTTATTGTCCAGTGGAAAATATGAACCACGATATCCACAACTTCTCGAATAGGGAAAAAATATCTCGTTATCTTTTATGAAGAGAAAAGTgtccttttttcttttgtgtagaTAGATAAATGTCGTTCTTGTCATATTAGTTTACTCAGAAAAATAGGGTGCAGTTCTAAATTTTcttaaatcataaaaataattaatactcTATTTGTTTCCTATTCgatgatgttttaaaaaaatatattaaattttttgataattttatgttatttttaactttactaaaaactgtgtaaccagTTAGATtgtacatttatttttataattggttgaataatttataaattattttttaaaagataaaaaatttaatatttgtacATGAAAACAAAACATCTGTTGTGAAACAGAAAGAGTATATAATTACTATGTGTCTTTTTCCAGCTTCAGATATAGTAAAAAGTGAGttctataactaaataatattttaattttataaaattgtgaattggtcaataaaaaaaatcaaacagtGTTTACTTGCAAAGAAATAGTATATTCATATTCATGTAATTTATTAAAAAGCTGAAGCCAAGTTTCGTTAAATTCATTGAAAATCAAAAGTGGTAGTTATGATGATGATATATGAGTCTTGGAAATAGCTAATCTCCAAATCAGCTCAAATACAGCTATGTTTCTCCGCCAATGATATTGAAAATCTGTATGATCCATAAATgaacatttggataaattcaATGAATCATGAAATCACAATTAGACTATATACGGAATAAAATTTAGTCTGAATAGTAGAGTGTTTATATGGATTACAAATTCACAATCATGTCTTGAGTTGTAAATGTTATTAGAACTGAACTTTCCTTTTTGACCAGAAATACAGAATTGAACTTTTTTCTAGTCTCGAATAGATTGTTTAGACTAAAGGGGAACTTAATGGTACGTTTCAAACGTGGAACAACCGTAGCGTATTAGTTAAGGTTTAAAGATTTTTACATCCAGGTTTGAGGTTCGAATCTtagactatgcaatttcttacagattacaggaaatccaagtttcaagtcccggagagaGCGATTTATTAATACAGACTACAGAAGAAAGGGTTACAaaagatcttcaacatggtgcaaataAATCTGGTCAGAAGTGGATTTTCATAGGACGACTCAGATGATGCTGTTGACGTAGATCCTCATAAAGcatgtagtattgtcggttatCGAATCGTTTAtgtaaaaaatttcataaatgtaatattataataaatcagttttaaaaaaatgatgagtttcaaaatataataactgCTTCCTGAAAGAAGTTCTCATAAGTGGAAGCACCAATTGtgcttttttttcaaaataatattatttttattttatattaattgtcgttttacatttattttatcaTAACTACTTTCTCCGTTTCAGTTTAGTTATCATTGTaaagtaaaatttttgttttaaaataagtatcgttttataattttaatgcaaaatttactaaatttatattccaatctatttttctattggttgaaatgtgATTAGATATattggtaatgatgtttttatttagtaaatataatattttttaatttctgtGTCCAAATTTAAAACGCCGATTAAAataaaacggagagagtatcgttttatatttttaataatatattaaattaattttctagtttttatcCCTATTTCTAATttaatgattaataaaaaaataaaacatagtagtgtattaaataaaagtaaaacaaaaaattactaattttcttaattttggtttaaaatatttaaatgacaTTTATTATGAAACGGAAAGAATATTAGAATCATAATCAAGTGAAATACCAAAAGATTGATAtcttaaatttgtatatatattaaaaaaaattatttattcggCTATTGCTTTTTGGTATACCAATAAAgttttatcatttatatttattttagttttcagAGCAaatgtattaataattttaaatgtcaattttaattacaaaaacaaatttaaaacattaatcaTTCATATATGGAAGCATTAATATATTCACTTGCTTCTTGAAGATATTAGTATACAATGGGTTTATTGGTAGTAGAGAAATACGTCAGCTGTGAATTCTCGATATGGTGGTTGGGTTAAGGCGTGACAAAGTGGTTGATTTTTGAAACTAAATGTttagtaaataattaatttattgccTGAAATACATGATTAATGAATTAAAGAAAGTATAAAGAAAAacccaaaaagaagaagataaaaaaggTAAAACGGGAGTGAGAATAATTAACTGTTGCCAGGTCCCAGAGGGTTTGTATTTGCTGGGAGTTTGTTAAACATTGCATCAATAAATCATTTTTCCAAAAGTGAAAAACCTTTCATGTTTCTGTATAGGTTTAGTTCATCTTCATGTATATTTTCACGTTCGGTTTTCTAtgttggttacaaaaaaaacatataattttttttttgtgttctcaTGGTAATTGCTTCGCTATGAAAAAGTGATCATGAAAACCACCGTAGTGGAGAAAAAGGGTTTTGATAACTTGATTGCTGTAGAGGGAAAGTATCATCAGCTTTTGGTTTTGGGGAGAGCAAATCGACCCCCACTTCTTTTCGTGCTTATcaatgttaaattaattcaatTTTATACTACTATAGTGGTAACAATGTACCATTACTTTAAGAGAATTTGCACTCTATACCCAAACATTATATCATATTTAGCTGTATAATCGAGCATTGCtttatttaacaaaacaaaaaaattgaataggGTTACACTGCacttatataagtaaaaagtaaatCAAAGCCTGTTATTTCGTTTCTCTGATATTAATATGTATAATACATGTATAGAGTTGGGAAACGATGTCGATATTGTGAATCGTATACATTTCTACCGATGTCAAGTCTATTATACTGTTTATTTACTTTTACCATTTTGTGTCACAAATTCTAGAGGACCCATTAACATCATATACTAACAAATTATTAGTATATTTTCATAAGTTTCAAATGTTTGGAGATAGGACCGCTTCGGTTAAAGAACAATGAGTGCGATTGTCCCTGAATTCATGTAAAAGAATGGTCTTATTTTAAAGACAATGTtagtttgaaaaaataaaataaaattaattatagatTGCAAATAGGGTATCTTTGGGATGTAAGGAGTACAATTgcttttaattataataaacaaaaacttagatatatactgtatataaacaaaaaaattattttatttatttcgaaAATAGATTTGTGATTAAATATCATAcagtataaaataatttaaaaggtATACTAAATTACTTTTGAAAACCACATAAAATAATTCTATTAAAATTCTATTTACTGAAGATTTGTTCAGCCACCCAGCAaaactaaaagtctaaaacccAACACTGTTTGGAACTGAATATACACAACATGAaatgaataaaagaaataaatgttaatgttcagtacaagaaataaaaaatgtaaatggcTAGTTAAAATTCAAATATCTGATACAGTTTTTAAAAAGTTGAAAATCGACACATTATTTACAATCGTCACTATTACAAAATTCACATATTACAAAATTCACATGTATATGGTTGTCCTCTAATTTACCAGCAGGTAGGATAATTGCATACATGCGTACAAGGGAAGAGTCATCTTCTCATATTCGTTTTTAACACTACACTTGTTTTAAATCCgcctttacctttttatttgttctctttgttttaacttttactTTTCTTTACAAGAATAGACCAAACGGTCAAATACTTGGGCCCGTCTTTTTGcatgatttttagtaattttaactaaaggtttgtgatttaaatgCGGTTAATAAAGCAAAGCTTAAAGTTTCATAATTACAGCATGGGGATATaaagttttaatctttaataaaatatactcTTATATTGCTATCATTTCACATTCAGATAATTACTGCCATAACatgcttttcttttaataaaagaaaattgtcACTTTTTTGTCCTTTAGTGGTCAGTCTATTGTTTTCCCCTATTTACTGACATAAAGCGGATCAAACAATgatgtattaaaaattaaactagatTATTTTTTCatcgaaaattaaatattagtaatataCCACATTTGTATTTTACTTCTCATAAGATAGTACAATATACCCCGACGGTCCCGAACGAGGAGTAAATAAGATTTGCTTTAGCTACGTGTTGTTTAACTATTGGTTAAGAGTCTGTTTCGctataaaaaataacataatatcCATTTCCGGATAGTTACGGATATTCGACGGCAGTGGAGGTCAGAGGCGTAATTTACCTATTAGCAGTTACTGACACGTCTCCGTAAAAAAGATTTACCACCACGCTGAGATGAAAACGACAACATtgtcaattaaaattttaaaaagattaaacGGTAAGAAATAATTACCACGTGACGTGGCATTTACAGTGCCTAGTCAGCTTTCATCGTCTGGGCCTCCTCGGCTTCGGATCTCTCCTCCTTTATAAGAACAAGCCAACCTCTCTTCTCCGacaccagaaaaaaaaacaattaccaaaaaaaaaaacatataaatctctctctctctctagattttTCGACTACCTTTAAATTCGCCGGCGATGAATCTCGCCGGGAAAATGAATATTCCAGTAAACATGACCGTATCTAGTAACGCTGTCTCCGACCACCGCCGTCACGTGTTCCGTGAAAATCGTCACTGATCCGTCtcctagtcttttttttttctttttaattttattctttgCTTCGTTTTGTGAAAATGATCCGCTGATTGAAGAAGACGGTCTAGGTTTCTTCTTTTATTAGCTGAGAGGTTTGgtagattcttcttcttcttcttctttttattgaatccgtgtttttttgaatttttgagagATCTGAGTTTGGAACGAGAAATTGACTTGGACCGTAGTCAGTCTTTGTCAAAACGATGCCGTTTACGATGAAGATCCAACCGATTGATATCGATTCACCCGCCGTAGCTAAACCGGAGGCAACAGGCAAACCGGTGCTCAAATCTCGCCTCAAACGTCTCTTTGATCGGCCGTTCAGGACCGCAACCTCCGAGAAACCGTTCACCGGTGGCGAAGCTCAATCCGCGACGGAGTTCGAGCCGAGCTCCGTTTGTTTAACGAAGATGGTTCAGAACTTCATAGAGGAGAACAACGAGAAGCAAGCCAAATGTGGACGCAACCGCTGCAACTGCTTCAACGGCAGCAACAACGATAGCTCCGACGACGATGAATCAGATCTCTTCGCCTCTGATCATCTCGAGGTATACACCGTCCTCTCTCTCTTAATTCATTATCTTGGTTAGGTGCTAACCGTTTTGCAATCTTGATCCCAACAGAGCTTGATCCCGTGCGCAACCGTCGCCGAGAGTAATCTCTTTGCCGACGTGGCGAATATTGTAGATAAGAACAACAAGTCAGTCAAACGAAAAGACGAGATGAGGAAGATCGTCAACGAAGGACTCTTATCTCTTAACTACGACTCGTCAATCTGCAAATCCAAATGGGACAAGTCTCCGTCGTTCCCAGCTGGCGAATACGAGTACATAGACGTGATCGTTGGGGAGGAGCGGTTGATGATCGACGTTGATTTCAGATCGGAGTTCGATATCGCGAGGCAGACGAGCGGTTACAAGGCGTTGCTTCAGTCTCTACCGTTCATCTTCGTCGGGAAATCAGATCGGTTGAGCCAGATCGTTGCCTTGATCTCTGAGGCGGCGAAATTGAGCATGAAGAAGAGAGGAATGCATTTGCCTCCGTGGAGGAAAGCTGAGTACATGCGATCTAAGTGGCTGTCGTCTTATACCAGAGCCTCCGGGAACGCTGAGGAGCTGCCTGTTGCGGCGGCCGCGGCGGAGATGGAGGTAGATTGTGCAGACCTTGAGCTGGTTTTTGAGGAGAAATCTTTGTCTCCGGTAGTCGTTAAGGCTTCCTCGTCTCTTTTTCCGTCTGTTGACGGCGATGGTGCTGATGCGGCGGTGGAGAGAGAAGTGAAGGCCGTCACCGGATTAGCTTTACTCTTCAAAGAGAAGCCTTAATAAGAAAAGTTTTGGAGTTTTTTAATTTAccttttttctaattttctttaaCCTCCCGaggtaaaaaaattatcatatattttcCCTTTTACCGTTCTCTTTTtgtagttgttttttttttacctcttttgttttttgttttcttcgcAAGGGGTTACCACTTTGTACTTATTACCGTCCAcggtgaaaaataaataaaaaatattgtacttCCGAAACACCTGAGAAACTGTGCAGTTTGTGGATGtggataatattttagtttaattgaTACTTTCAATCTCTGTAAAATCTCAAGGAGATAGCGTTTACACTATGTAAGCACATGAGGGAGCAGAAGAGTATTGACACGATCTTTAATTTAACTTCTCATCTTTTCATAAAACTTGCATTTTTAATGAACTATTCTTACTTTATACGTTACGAAatttgtttactattttttttaatgatgacagttttgagagaagagagaagctCGTGGGCTCTCGATAGCCGTGGAGTCGCCAGAGTTGTTCTTCAATAACGTTTTCTATTATttgattcttttatttttttgttggttaaaACCCGGTCCATTTTATACATTGCTTcggttgatcttttcttttgggGTTTTGTAATGTGAAAAAGCTTAGGTggatttaaaatcaaaataatataaacatatatacatgtatgagatgcgttatataaatttttgtaatttgGATTGTTGATGTTGAATTCAAACAAGtaactaaacaaaaatttagaTATAGAATTCAAAACTGATCGTATTAATAAAACGATAACTCGACAACTGCAAATAAAATGATATTGTTAGCAAAATGTTGAGTTTAATATATTAAGAATAAGTCAGAGCAAATCATAGGTATCATTCTCATAATTTTGGATCCTTTTGCCTTGTAGcaaatatgtttatgtttttcttaaGCGTGTGGGTTTAGAGCTATGGTGTTGTCGTCTATTTCCTTATCCATGTAGTTGGAGACGGAAAAACTATTATGtcaatcatttttttctcttctatAGATCGGAAATAGAGTTATGATgccattttatatattttataaaatatattcatactggtgttgattttttttatgttttcggaGATTGTAAATTATGCAGTTGAATtgtaatgagtttttttttttgtgtaggcCACTCTTGATTTAAGTAAGGTTAATTGAGGGTCACTCAGCTTACCTCCAAATAGGGCATTAACTGGACTGATTCTGTTATATGAACGCTTTTCTTGTCATGGTGCATATCCCAAATTGAAGAAAAATGTTTCTCAGTGACTCGTGCTAGATATGTACACTCGGTAGACCTGTGGGCTGTGGATATTATTTAGCAGGATTGCTTAAGAGAATCACAATTTTTTACTGTTTATAcaataaatcattttttcttgttttcaaaatataaaatattatatatctttCTCTATGAAATAATGTTTTGTTGGAATTACATTGTTTTAAATAGTTGTAGTCTTgttgaattctaatatctttaGCTCACTAAATAAAGTATTCCATATGTTTCTAAAAgataaattttagtatttttacacataaaaaacacatttaattttgattaaaatatattattttttgtgattaactATTTTCACTATGTTAAAcaaatacaatttaataaatgtaattaattttttgaaaacataattttactttaaaacatttatctttacaaaagtaataaaaaatattaactgcAAATCTAtcataaatttagttttaaaaatgatGATAATAATTAAGATAATTACTTCataaacataatttattatgagaaaataacaaataaatttatcaCAGAAACTTCTATTACCTGAACTGAAAATTTTTATTCGGATAAAAATTAACGAATCATTATTTTAGTTACTGactgttttttgtttgtctgGTCAAGGTTTGTCCGAAATTGTGATGTAACAATGGAATTTTGTGGTTAATGTTAATTCAAGGGATTGGTTAACCAAATAAACAATGGTCAGCAAAACTGTTGTTTACAAGTTTACCATGGATTCAATAGTCTTATAATCAGTTTCACGAGGAAGAACGTTTTTTAATGTTCATAAGAAACAACTTTTTCTCCTCAAGTCTCTACTTAATTGCCATGTCTTGCCAGATCtaataaatagaaattaaaaCTGGATTTTTGGAAATATCATTTTTCctccatttttttgtttttttgaaaattaaaaaagttaaactcaaatctattaaagacacatacCTAGACGAGAAGTGCAACATACGGATAGACTCTCTCCCGGGTATTAAAATGGACCGAAATGCAATAATCCATATCCGtgtaaaatgaccaaaaaaatgTGACTTAGTTTGGTATGACAGGTGGATCGAAGCTGAAATGTAATCACATCGCAGACCCTTCGTCTACCATTTTTCCTCCATTTCAGTCGAAGCTTAAACCTCCTTATGGACCAAACTGTCTTCCAAATGTAAGTAtgtaattatatcatatttttttaatcacatacatcatatatgatatatgacatATATGTTAATGCATCATAATCATTGATGTGGGGGCACTAGTCGATTCATCCATAACTATAGaatttattattgttgttattattatatttagatgTCATTTATCAAATGTATTGTAAAATCGAGTTATTTGACAATAAGGTAGGGTCAGTTACAACAATTTCACAAGCTGTGGGGTCTGATGCCCTTTTCTTATTACCATACACTCTTTTCTGGATTTGACATTATTTGCACGggtagaaattataaaacatttgcATTTATATCCTTATattatttatcatatcataccctatattatttatcaatatcatatattttttagcTACATTTCTCTTTGTTACCAATCAAGAAGAGAGTAATAAACCAAGGGTTAGATTAAAGGTCAATACTCAATAGAATTAAGAAAACGACTCTCCACCCACTCATTTAAATAGTTTTGGAGATAATCTTTCTTTGTTGATTACTTAATCATATTAGTTTTGGTTGATGAGACAATCAAGGTTTCTGCCCCAAGATATACAATAAAAATGGTTcattaattttcaatattttaattattgcacaACCAACTTGTTATAGTGTTGCAATTATTAATATGGTATGTTTTTGAACCCCCACATGAACGTTACAATGATTTGTTTATATCATATGGCTGTGTCCTATGTGTGGAGAGAGATAAAGAACAAGATAAAGAAGCATCTTTTTATAAGCCAAACATtgattatacatttttttaagtGGTTTCTCAATGGTGAAATTGAAACTTACTACATACTCTCTTGTCCCTTTTTCCCCATCTCTCTTTTAACTTTTGGAATGTACATTGCTTCTTTGAATATATTTGGTCAAATTaagttccccccccccccccccccccccccccatagCATGATACTTGTAGATTAGGAAGAGTGGAGATGTTGTGAGAAGATACAATAAAGATCCATCCATATAAATCCTTAACTTATACGAATTCATAATAGTTTTCCAACTTGAATTATGTTATAAGGATATTTAAAATGAAGAAGGGAAAAGAAAGAGACACGGAGGAGATGTGCAGAGAGACTTATCTACTTTGACATAAGACTTGAGAATATTAGGTGAAAACATGTGATTCCTCTCCTCACTCTCTCCCTTTTcttttctcctttctcttttgccttttattcattatttattaGTAAGATAGAAGAATTACTCAAGTTCATCACCCTGAATTGGTCGCACTTGCATTATAATGTTCCTATGTTTTCTTAGGTGTACCTTCTcttcattttctttataaaataaaagttataatttttttttcaacaaatctAACTACATAGCTTCGCACTAATTAGGAATTACAATATCCATTAATAGACTGAAAAATGAACTAAATCTATATATCTTGACATGAATAATTCAACCACAATACacaagtttatatatataactaaaataaaccTTATTTTAACTACCAAagttttttacttttgtttagTTCTAGATCTTATATACAGTAGAAACtccataaattaatattcagtAAATTAAAAGcacgataaattaataaattttatcagtCACAAGTTGGGccaatataaaatatgaaacaattcgataagataataagataatagcttttttaaaaactttacataaatatatagtccCCATACAGACATATAGTAATAActaatgtatataaattttatagaaatataaataatatattgaatagtttgtttttgttcatagtgaagctttttatatatattttttcttaatttataaatacattgatgttatttttcatttaaaacacacacacacacacatatatatatatatttataatacatattttctaTACACCAAATAACCGAATGAGAACAATATAAaacttatatatctataaattttaatcaataCATATACCATAAATTAAGTATTCTTCTAActtttacataaaataatactttaaaatatagaaatatgaaaataaaaattcatgtaaattaataactctattaATTAAGAAATTATCAAAGttccaaaattattaatttgtagAGTTTTTACTGTATGTAAGAAACATCATATTTCAGTCAACTATTAAACCAATAAAGTTTTTCATCATTTTAAAGATATCATAAAAATGTTCCACATTAAGACATATGTGagcttttatttttactttttaattagcCAATGAACAACGTAGCTttctttctaatatttttattgaataaaaatGTTTCCAAAAGAGCTGGGTTTCATAATTAAACTTaacctaaaataaaaatgtatacgAAAAGCCGATTAAAGTTTAATTTATCgagacaaaaagaaagaaaaataattttcagctaTACAAACAATATACCACTACATAGCCATACATTTAGacaaaataacatattaaaattatacaaactatatgtattatataacaTAATCAGGAaacttatatatgttatattgcTAACATCATAAACATAATTGCGGTTTATCATGTTCCATCAATACACTAATAAAAGAACATCGCTAGAAAAGTATATCATGTTAAGAACttaacattattcaatgaaacgTAGTTTCGAAATGAATCATAAAACACATCCAAATGGTAAATAAATTAACACATTGATTAAACATTCCAAACGCGATGTTATATAACAAGAACATgtgataaaatgataaaatatcaTCGAAAGTTGTCGAACTACaagtttgatatattttttacagtTAGCAACGTCAAACATATATTACTGCAGTATTTCACCATGTTGTTATGTGGTTCAAATAGTTTATTTAGTTTAGGTTTATTACATTTGGCTCATGTGTGATTATATAGTAGTGTATCATTCGATTAGctgataattattttttctcaagAAAAGAATTGTTAGGGTGAGAGCTTTGATTGGTGTCGGCTTTTAGGGTTTGTGGTAGGTGCTCCAGAAGTTTTCTTTTCGTTTCCGGTTCGTCGACCTAAGGTGGTGGCGCGTGGAGCGGTAGCAGCGTCTAATCCCTCAGATATGGTGTCTTGAGCTTCATCGTGCCGATTATCTTTCAGATCTGAGATGGATTTGGAGACGGTTCTGTGTCGGTGTGCTTCTTTCTCGGGGTGTCCTGAGGGCGGCCCGTCGCTTGTTTCTCTCTCATGTGGGACTGTTCGGTGGTTCTCTTCCGTTTCAAGGCGTGCTGGGTGCCCTGAAGCCGCCGTGTGTCAGCTTCTTGTTCTCCGGTCTCAGTGCGTGTAGGTGAGGGTCTTCAGGTGTTGGTTGCGTCTATGCATCTGACGTTTCTAGGCTTTAAGTCTGCTCCCCTCTTTCTTTTGCTCGTTCCTCGTCCTCTCTGTTCTTCTCGACTCAAGGAGGCAGTAGCTCCTCTGTTTTGGGTCTCGTTACCTGCTCTCCGCCGCTGCTGGTTTCGTGTCACCGAAAGTGTGCAGTCTTTGGGAAAGAAGTTTATGTCCT
The window above is part of the Brassica napus cultivar Da-Ae chromosome C3, Da-Ae, whole genome shotgun sequence genome. Proteins encoded here:
- the BNAC03G43110D gene encoding uncharacterized protein BNAC03G43110D — encoded protein: MPFTMKIQPIDIDSPAVAKPEATGKPVLKSRLKRLFDRPFRTATSEKPFTGGEAQSATEFEPSSVCLTKMVQNFIEENNEKQAKCGRNRCNCFNGSNNDSSDDDESDLFASDHLESLIPCATVAESNLFADVANIVDKNNKSVKRKDEMRKIVNEGLLSLNYDSSICKSKWDKSPSFPAGEYEYIDVIVGEERLMIDVDFRSEFDIARQTSGYKALLQSLPFIFVGKSDRLSQIVALISEAAKLSMKKRGMHLPPWRKAEYMRSKWLSSYTRASGNAEELPVAAAAAEMEVDCADLELVFEEKSLSPVVVKASSSLFPSVDGDGADAAVEREVKAVTGLALLFKEKP